A portion of the Lolium rigidum isolate FL_2022 chromosome 1, APGP_CSIRO_Lrig_0.1, whole genome shotgun sequence genome contains these proteins:
- the LOC124685123 gene encoding sulfiredoxin, chloroplastic/mitochondrial-like, giving the protein MAWRSSLDLGKIVPPAGFLLHGRAAVPRSPFLRERSVRGRLGLSFSVSSSNGAAARSPLSDSEKKGPVVMEIPLEDIRRPLMRTRANDPAKVQELMDSIRVIGLQVPIDVLEVDGVYYGFSGCHRYEAHQRLGLPTIRCKVRRGTKETLRHHMR; this is encoded by the exons ATGGCGTGGAGGTCGAGCTTGGATTTGGGAAAGATCGTGCCCCCCGCCGGCTTCCTCCTCCACGGCCGTGCCGCCGTTCCCAGGAGCCCCTTTCTCCGGGAGAGGAGCGTGAGGGGGAGGCTCGGCCTCTCCTTCTCGGTCTCGTCCTCCAATG GTGCGGCTGCACGGTCCCCGTTGAGCGACTCGGAGAAGAAAGGCCCTGTGGTGATGGAGATCCCACTAGAAGATATCAGGAGGCCACTAATGCGAACTCGTGCCAATGATCCTGCCAAGGTGCAGGAGCTCATGGACAGCATCCGTGTCATCGGTCTCCAAGTACCC ATTGACGTGCTGGAGGTTGATGGAGTCTATTATG GTTTCTCTGGATGCCACCGCTACGAGGCTCACCAACGCCTAGGACTCCCAACCATCCGCTGCAAAGTCCGCCGAGGGACAAAAGAAACACTGAG GCACCATATGCGATGA